Proteins from one Hoplias malabaricus isolate fHopMal1 chromosome 2, fHopMal1.hap1, whole genome shotgun sequence genomic window:
- the LOC136687537 gene encoding macrophage mannose receptor 1-like, with protein sequence MDLKWISMILLFSVSCGVSADVPQQYHFVNENKIWSEAQSYCRQKYTDLVTDNNMEEMKNLNTTLKDKTTSSVWIGLNRGKTGRWLWSLADADLYREGSEYRKWTTGQPSNKMGNEFCAVMGKMKGFFSTISCNKTNFFMCYNNKLVLVYLTLTWWDALRYCRENHRDLVSVHSEEVQWWVKEVAQKASTDHVWLGLRHTCRQSFWFWVSGFSICYQNWAPGNGTGGGDCGSVERSGAVESSGGQQWVSLPETQQLNFICSNY encoded by the exons ATGGATCTTAAATGGATTTCAATGATATTGCTGTTCTCAG TTTCCTGTGGTGTATCTGCTGATGTTCCTCAACAATATCACTTTGTGAATGAGAATAAAATCTGGAGTGAAGCTCAGAGCTACTGCAGACAGAAATACACTGATCTGGTCACCGacaacaacatggaggagatgaAGAACCTGAACACGACTCTCAAAGATAAAACTACCAGCTCAGTGTGGATCGGTCTAAACAGAGGGAAAACTGGAAGATGGCTGTGGTCTCTGGCTGATGCAGATTTGTACAGAGAGGGATCGGAGTACAGGAAATGGACCACTGGACAACCAAGCAACAAAATGGGGAACGAGTTCTGTGCTGTTATGGGAAAAATGAAGGGATTTTTTTCAACAATCAGCTGTAACAAAACAAATTTTTTTATGTGTTATAACA ATAAACTGGTGTTGGTGTATCTGACTCTGACCTGGTGGGACGCTCTGAGATACTGCAGGGAGAACCATAGGGACCTGGTCTCAGTTCACTCTGAAGAGGTCCAGTGGTGGGTGAAGGAGGTGGCTCAGAAAGCCTCTACTGATCACGTTTGGCTGGGGCTAcgtcacacctgcagacagagCTTCTGGTTCTGGGTCAGTGGGTTCTCCATCTGCTACCAAAACTGGGCTCCAGGAAACGGGACCGGGGGAGGAGACTGTGGTTCTGTAGAGAGATCGGGAGCGGTGGAATCAAGTGGAGGACAGCAGTGGGTCAGTCTGCCTGAGACCCAGCAACTCAACTTCATCTGCTCCAACTATTGA